In Ignavibacteriales bacterium, one DNA window encodes the following:
- a CDS encoding DUF4091 domain-containing protein → MNLKVIMKYLTIIFLFIIIGFLFSSNIEFPKIVKKNPDSKADFYVIPPTKYNRLTGKNLPDDIKPLEKLTARSSPGEYLPLSFLIQANEKLKNIKIMWTDFIGNSGKIPNTALDVSIAKVWYQAGYRTSDNTQKILTQELLIKNDNLIKVDYEKEMNFILVKFPNGSESYVDVTTPTAIFPENGIIEDSQSLLPFSIEANFNKQIWLTIHIPSNVASGKYISQVTISDDNETLKSFPIEIEVLPFKLDESRITYGIYYHGYVDNFTKRTMHYTNKTEKQYRIEMKDLKEHGVLYPTTYQVLQNLDNDLKIRKEVGLQNDKIFTLGITTGNPQSESEINNLKENVKAWQNKITQFGYKELYVYGIDEARGDQLTSQRPAWKAVRDIGAKIFVAGYRETYAAMGDLLDVGIIQGELDKEQAIFYHSKKNKIFSYSNPQAGEENPEIYRRNYGIALWKAGYDGAMDYAYQKNYGSTWNDWDSKKYRDENFTYPTADGIISTIQWEGFREGVNDVRYLSTLLNKIDRLKAKGKDVSSLEQWINSIDTSVDLDMLRQQIIDKILSIE, encoded by the coding sequence ATGAATCTTAAAGTGATTATGAAATATCTTACAATTATTTTCTTATTTATTATTATAGGATTTCTATTTTCATCTAACATTGAGTTTCCAAAAATTGTAAAAAAGAATCCTGATTCAAAAGCAGATTTTTATGTTATTCCACCAACAAAATATAATCGACTTACTGGCAAGAATTTACCAGATGATATTAAACCTCTTGAAAAGTTAACAGCTAGAAGTTCACCTGGGGAATATTTACCACTTTCTTTTCTTATTCAAGCAAATGAAAAACTAAAAAATATTAAAATAATGTGGACCGATTTTATTGGCAATTCCGGGAAAATCCCAAACACAGCTCTGGATGTTTCAATTGCAAAAGTATGGTACCAAGCGGGATATAGAACCAGTGATAACACACAAAAAATTTTAACTCAAGAACTACTTATAAAAAACGATAACCTGATAAAAGTAGATTATGAAAAGGAAATGAATTTTATTCTTGTAAAATTTCCAAATGGATCTGAATCTTACGTTGACGTTACCACTCCAACAGCAATTTTTCCGGAAAATGGCATTATTGAGGATAGCCAATCCTTGTTACCTTTTTCTATTGAAGCAAATTTTAATAAACAGATTTGGTTAACAATTCACATTCCGTCTAATGTTGCCTCCGGAAAGTATATTAGTCAGGTTACAATTTCGGATGATAATGAAACACTTAAATCTTTCCCGATTGAAATTGAAGTTCTTCCTTTTAAGCTTGATGAATCTCGAATAACTTACGGCATTTATTACCATGGTTATGTGGATAATTTTACAAAACGAACCATGCATTACACTAATAAAACTGAAAAGCAATATAGAATCGAAATGAAGGATTTGAAAGAGCATGGGGTTCTTTATCCAACCACTTACCAGGTCTTACAAAATTTAGATAATGATTTGAAGATTAGAAAAGAAGTTGGTTTACAAAACGATAAGATTTTTACTTTGGGAATTACAACCGGTAACCCGCAATCTGAAAGTGAAATTAATAATCTTAAAGAAAATGTAAAAGCCTGGCAGAATAAGATTACCCAATTTGGTTATAAAGAACTTTATGTTTATGGAATAGATGAAGCGAGAGGTGATCAGCTTACCAGTCAACGACCTGCCTGGAAAGCTGTGAGAGATATTGGAGCTAAAATATTTGTTGCTGGTTACAGAGAAACTTATGCAGCAATGGGTGACCTGCTTGACGTTGGTATCATTCAAGGGGAATTGGACAAAGAACAGGCAATATTTTATCATTCCAAAAAAAATAAAATATTTTCTTATTCCAATCCACAGGCAGGGGAAGAGAATCCTGAGATTTATAGAAGGAATTATGGAATAGCATTATGGAAAGCTGGTTATGATGGGGCTATGGATTATGCATATCAGAAGAATTATGGTAGTACCTGGAATGATTGGGATAGTAAAAAATATAGAGATGAAAATTTCACTTATCCTACGGCAGATGGAATAATTTCTACAATTCAGTGGGAAGGATTTAGAGAAGGAGTTAACGATGTACGATATCTTTCTACCTTGCTTAACAAGATAGATAGATTAAAAGCAAAAGGGAAAGATGTTTCCAGTTTGGAGCAGTGGATCAATTCAATAGATACTTCAGTAGATTTGGATATGCTTAGACAACAAATAATTGATAAGATTCTTTCGATTGAATAG
- a CDS encoding glycosyltransferase family 4 protein — MNILYLTFFYKPDLSAGSFRNTALVDMLKKKIQPTDRIDVLTTIPNRYHSYKTQAESIEVDGNVHIHRIKLSEHKNGFADQIFSFRDYYQSVLKFTKNKDYDLIYASSSKLFTAFLAARIANKKKIPLYLDIRDIFVDTLNEVLKNKYVKAVIIPLLRMVEKYTVNSATHINFVSRGFENYFDRIYRGPKSFFTNGIDDEFLNMSKPISTNGNGQNGKIKIITYAGNIGEGQGLDKIIPEAAKKLEGKYLFKIIGDGGAKKVLLNKLAEMKIINVEILQPVSREKLKQYYSDSDFLFLHLNDYEAFKKVLPSKIFEYAATNKGIIAGVGGYAGEFIKENLPDAILFCPGNHFEFLEKLNMYKANGTTRTSFIDKFSRGKIMDEMASSILDILKLKPGVKVTLKKILFVQKSTEYSDRAILN; from the coding sequence ATGAATATCTTATATCTAACATTTTTTTATAAACCGGATCTATCGGCTGGTTCCTTTAGAAATACAGCCTTAGTGGATATGTTGAAGAAAAAAATACAACCCACTGATAGAATTGATGTGCTAACTACAATTCCTAATAGATATCATTCATATAAAACACAAGCTGAATCAATTGAAGTTGATGGTAACGTTCATATACATAGAATAAAATTGAGTGAGCATAAAAATGGATTCGCAGATCAGATATTTTCTTTTAGAGATTATTACCAAAGTGTATTAAAATTCACAAAGAATAAAGATTACGATTTAATTTATGCTTCTTCATCAAAATTATTTACGGCATTTCTGGCAGCAAGGATTGCAAATAAAAAAAAGATTCCTTTGTACCTGGACATCAGAGACATTTTTGTTGATACGCTGAACGAAGTTTTGAAAAATAAATATGTTAAAGCAGTTATTATTCCATTATTAAGAATGGTTGAAAAATATACAGTTAATTCAGCTACTCACATTAATTTTGTTTCAAGAGGATTTGAAAATTATTTTGATCGAATTTACAGAGGACCAAAATCATTTTTTACAAATGGTATTGATGATGAATTTTTGAATATGTCAAAACCAATTTCAACTAACGGAAATGGACAGAATGGTAAGATTAAAATAATCACTTACGCAGGTAATATTGGAGAAGGGCAAGGTCTGGATAAAATTATTCCCGAAGCAGCAAAGAAACTTGAAGGAAAATATCTCTTCAAAATTATTGGGGATGGCGGTGCTAAAAAAGTTTTGTTAAACAAACTTGCGGAAATGAAGATAATTAATGTAGAAATTCTTCAACCAGTTAGCAGGGAAAAGTTAAAACAATATTATTCAGACAGTGATTTTCTATTCCTTCATTTAAATGATTATGAAGCTTTTAAAAAGGTATTACCATCAAAAATATTTGAATATGCTGCCACCAATAAAGGTATTATTGCTGGTGTTGGTGGTTATGCAGGAGAATTTATAAAAGAGAATTTACCAGACGCAATATTGTTTTGTCCAGGAAATCATTTTGAATTTCTTGAAAAATTAAATATGTATAAAGCAAATGGCACTACAAGAACAAGTTTTATAGATAAGTTTAGCAGAGGAAAGATTATGGATGAAATGGCTTCATCTATCCTGGATATTTTAAAATTAAAACCCGGAGTAAAAGTAACTTTAAAGAAAATTCTTTTCGTTCAAAAATCAACCGAATATTCAGATAGAGCAATATTAAATTAA
- a CDS encoding alginate lyase family protein, producing MKKLFKIFYSIKYTKPSQLYYRLFFISKRFIRNVVLNFLYKYWSGFIHNNIRLKVNLPKHLMPLRKNKIARAKDGFIISFLNESNNFRAPFDWKLNIEDQSKRLWLMNLHYMEYLEEVSNNDFELIVNDWIKQNPPYEKNFDWAGWNSYVISLRTVVWMQQFEVRKDFLSEIFKQNLLQSLFVQVLFLEKNLEKDIGGNHLIKNVKALILAGSFFDGQIANRWKFKGESLLADQIEKQILIDGVHFELSPSYHCQVFVDLLESYSILSTENIKSRLKEKLIKMAQVIADLTHPDGYTSIFNDGSLNMSYLPDECLNAFEKIIKEKIVKQNSFEYNEGGYYGLSNSQFHLVIDAGRVGADFLPAHSHGDIFSFELSIKDKRFFIDPGVFEYNAGDKRNYSRSTKAHNTLTIDDEDQCEFYDSFRLAKRADVKTEKIIINDSFLNLSAEHNGYKKFTGNPIHKREFLVNESILKINDIVIGGNGQTVCARLLLHPECRAEIQAKKIIISRNDESIILYCTSSISIIPAKWFPDFGVEIDTKQIVLEYGIAPCEGEFSIELVNEPIGQGSDISKESEIISA from the coding sequence ATGAAAAAATTATTTAAGATTTTCTATTCAATAAAATATACGAAGCCAAGCCAGCTTTATTACCGGTTATTCTTTATCTCGAAAAGATTTATTCGGAATGTAGTTCTAAATTTCTTGTATAAATATTGGAGTGGCTTCATTCACAATAATATTAGATTGAAAGTAAATCTTCCAAAACACTTGATGCCTTTACGCAAAAACAAAATTGCCAGAGCAAAAGATGGATTTATTATTTCTTTCCTGAATGAATCAAATAATTTTAGAGCCCCGTTTGATTGGAAATTAAATATAGAAGATCAATCAAAACGTTTATGGTTGATGAATCTGCATTATATGGAATATTTAGAAGAGGTAAGTAACAATGATTTTGAATTAATTGTAAATGATTGGATAAAGCAAAATCCTCCATATGAAAAGAATTTTGATTGGGCAGGATGGAATTCTTATGTGATTTCTTTAAGAACTGTTGTTTGGATGCAGCAATTTGAAGTTAGAAAAGATTTTCTTTCAGAAATATTCAAACAGAATTTGCTTCAATCGCTTTTTGTTCAAGTCCTCTTTTTAGAAAAGAATTTAGAAAAAGATATCGGTGGTAATCATCTTATTAAAAATGTAAAAGCACTAATCTTGGCTGGGAGTTTTTTTGATGGACAGATTGCTAATCGTTGGAAATTTAAAGGTGAATCTCTTTTAGCTGATCAAATTGAAAAACAAATTTTAATCGATGGCGTCCACTTTGAATTATCGCCTTCTTACCATTGTCAGGTTTTTGTTGATTTGTTGGAGAGTTATTCAATCCTTTCAACTGAAAATATTAAAAGCCGCTTAAAAGAAAAATTAATCAAAATGGCTCAGGTAATTGCTGATTTAACGCATCCAGATGGCTACACAAGTATATTCAATGACGGATCGCTGAATATGAGCTATTTGCCAGATGAATGCTTAAATGCCTTTGAAAAAATTATTAAGGAAAAAATTGTAAAACAAAATTCATTTGAATATAACGAAGGTGGTTATTATGGATTGAGCAATTCACAATTTCATTTGGTAATAGATGCAGGTAGAGTTGGGGCAGATTTTTTGCCAGCTCATAGTCATGGGGACATATTTTCATTTGAGCTAAGTATAAAAGATAAAAGATTTTTTATAGATCCTGGCGTATTTGAATATAATGCCGGCGATAAAAGGAATTATTCCCGTTCAACAAAGGCGCACAATACTTTAACTATTGATGATGAAGATCAGTGTGAATTTTATGATTCATTCAGGTTAGCGAAAAGAGCAGACGTAAAAACTGAAAAAATAATTATTAATGATTCATTCCTAAATTTATCTGCCGAACATAACGGGTATAAAAAATTTACCGGCAATCCTATTCATAAGCGGGAATTTTTAGTAAATGAATCCATTTTAAAAATAAATGATATTGTAATTGGTGGCAATGGACAAACAGTTTGTGCCAGACTTTTATTACATCCTGAATGCAGAGCCGAGATTCAAGCTAAAAAAATAATCATTTCACGAAATGATGAATCAATCATTTTATATTGCACTTCTTCAATAAGTATAATACCCGCCAAATGGTTCCCTGATTTTGGTGTTGAGATAGATACTAAACAAATAGTACTGGAGTATGGAATCGCACCTTGTGAAGGTGAATTTTCAATTGAATTGGTAAATGAACCAATAGGTCAAGGCTCTGATATTAGTAAAGAGTCCGAAATAATTTCAGCTTAA
- a CDS encoding MraY family glycosyltransferase translates to MNFLLIFFTSLIFTIFFTPYFIAYLQKSKVVDLPGNRRIHTAIVPRMGGLLIFLVASVMILTFSENLNSIRLIIIAANIILLVGIFDDILGLDYSAKFIMQLFATMLMIFYLAPRFTEIHLFDVTIPSPFSFIVLGLFILGGINAVNLLDGMDGLVSGFSLLVFSIILALAIISNDTFLLILTTSLMGSILGFLKYNAYPAKIFLGDTGSLSLGFFLVLTSIITSINLNNKVLDLTFPTMLLAIPLMDTLKVMSFRIFRKQNPFLPDKTHIHHLITSNDISHKFTVFLIEGFTLIFIIISLYYIKVSHFIPSILFFVFVGILVAIDPIIKFAKSLVRIEKALAVFRKLPVKIVVSLEKSLILISTILIGIILISSIPQNTKITNNILMIFSAIGVIMFLLAFGHQKKSKDVSNIYTFINLAAFFTITNLSSTSIFNYSSASFDLREITEISYYILTAIVVLFLVASDKLSPVKKVVLNGIDLTVIVFILLVMLVNSFIKFHFDEFFSISLLEAFIFYLWYKIIISIKAEVTNLLFYSSFALPFVAIITLFII, encoded by the coding sequence ATGAATTTTTTATTAATATTTTTTACCAGTTTAATTTTTACGATTTTTTTTACACCGTATTTTATTGCTTATTTGCAAAAATCCAAGGTTGTAGATCTTCCAGGTAATAGAAGAATTCACACTGCCATTGTTCCGCGGATGGGTGGGCTATTAATATTCTTAGTTGCTTCTGTAATGATCCTAACATTTTCTGAAAATCTCAATTCGATTCGTTTAATAATAATTGCTGCTAATATTATTTTGCTTGTTGGAATATTTGACGATATACTTGGTCTAGATTATTCAGCAAAGTTTATAATGCAGCTTTTTGCTACAATGCTGATGATTTTTTATTTAGCGCCTCGGTTTACAGAAATTCATTTGTTTGATGTAACAATTCCATCACCTTTTAGTTTTATAGTTTTAGGACTTTTCATACTTGGAGGAATAAACGCGGTAAATTTATTAGATGGAATGGATGGATTAGTTAGTGGATTTTCTTTGTTAGTATTTTCAATAATATTGGCACTGGCAATTATTTCTAACGACACATTTCTTCTAATATTAACCACAAGTTTAATGGGAAGCATTTTAGGATTCCTCAAATACAATGCTTACCCGGCAAAAATATTTCTAGGAGATACTGGATCATTATCTTTAGGTTTCTTCCTGGTACTTACCTCCATTATTACATCAATTAATTTAAATAACAAAGTTTTGGATTTAACTTTTCCAACGATGTTATTAGCAATACCATTAATGGATACTCTTAAGGTAATGTCATTTAGAATTTTCCGGAAGCAAAATCCATTTTTACCGGATAAAACCCATATTCATCATTTGATCACTTCCAATGATATATCCCATAAATTCACTGTTTTTTTAATTGAGGGTTTTACATTAATCTTTATAATAATTTCACTTTATTACATTAAAGTATCTCATTTTATTCCTTCAATATTATTCTTTGTTTTTGTCGGAATACTTGTTGCGATAGACCCAATAATTAAATTTGCAAAAAGTCTTGTCCGTATAGAAAAAGCATTGGCAGTATTTAGAAAATTACCTGTAAAGATTGTAGTATCATTGGAAAAAAGTTTGATACTAATATCAACTATTTTAATTGGGATTATTTTAATTTCCTCAATACCACAAAATACTAAAATTACTAATAACATTTTGATGATATTCTCTGCAATTGGAGTAATAATGTTTTTATTGGCTTTTGGTCATCAAAAAAAATCCAAAGACGTTAGTAACATTTATACATTTATTAATTTAGCAGCATTTTTTACAATCACTAATCTAAGTTCTACCTCCATCTTCAATTATTCTTCTGCCAGTTTTGATCTAAGAGAAATAACGGAAATTAGTTATTACATTTTAACGGCAATTGTTGTTTTATTTTTAGTTGCAAGCGATAAGCTTTCACCAGTAAAAAAAGTTGTGTTAAATGGAATTGACTTAACAGTTATAGTTTTTATTTTATTAGTAATGCTTGTAAATAGCTTTATTAAATTTCATTTTGATGAATTTTTTAGTATTAGTTTGCTTGAGGCATTTATTTTTTACCTTTGGTATAAGATAATTATTTCTATTAAAGCTGAAGTGACCAACCTGCTTTTTTATAGCTCATTTGCTCTTCCATTTGTTGCAATTATCACGCTGTTCATCATTTGA